The segment GCCTTTAATGGGGCAAATATAGAGATAATTGGGAGCTTTAAAGATAGATATTTGGATGCTAATATATTTTCATTAAATACAAATTACCGCTCAAGTGCTAAAATCCTGGCTTTGGCAAATAAAGTTATATCTAATAATCCTAGATTATATCCAAAATCGCTTGAAGTAAGCCGTGAGGGGGAGTTTAAATCGCCTATTTTACTTGTTTATGATGAGCTTTTTATCCAGTATAATGCAGTAGCAGAGTTAATCTCAAATAGCAGATATAATAAAAATGATATCGCTATAATCTTTCGTAATAACTCAAGCGCCGATGGACTAGAGATAGCCTTAAAAGAGTATGGCATAAGCTGTAAAAGAAAAGGCGGAGTGAGCTTTTTTGAGTCTCGTGAGATTAAGGCACTTATAGATTTGATATCGATTTTGGTAAATCCTAAAGATATTATGTCATTTATACATATTTTAGAGTATGCTAAAGGAGTTGGCAACGCTCACGCTAAGGAGATTTTTGAAATTTTAATCTCATCTGGGAATGGTAGCATCATAAAAGGCCTTATAAATCCAGATAAAAATAGCGCTAAATTAGCCCCAAAAAGGCATAATCATCAGCTTGGCTTATTTGATGATTTTAGCGAATTTATGCCATCAAATAGATTTTGTGAGCTTGGATTTGATGATGAGTTTATGAAATCTCCTGTTTTAAACTACTCAAATTTAAATCAAAATGGTGCGATATTTTTGTATGAGCTTAGGAATTTGATAGTGAATTTAGATAAAAATAGCTCACCATATCAAATTATAGATAAGGTGATAAAATCTCAAATTTATAATATTATAGTTGATATCTTAGCAACTAAAAGAGCAACCCTAAAAAATGGCAATATAGATAACGAGCTTAAAAGCAGCGTAACAGAGCGGATAATATCTAAGGCTAAAGTGCTTTTAGAGATTAGTAAAAGACACAATAATATTGATAATTTTTATAACTTTTTAACCCTTGGTAAAAGCGAAATGAGCGAGGGCGAAGGGGTGAATTTGCTCACAATCCATGCTAGCAAGGGGCTTGAGTTTAGCCTTGTTTTTGTAGTAGATCTAGCTCAAGGTAGATTTCCAAATTCAAGATTAATGAGTGATATAGAAGAAGAAAGAAGGCTATTTTATGTCGCTGTAACAAGGGCAAAGGATGAATTGGTGCTAAGCTATGCTAAATATGACAAGATAAGAAAAGTCGAATACAATCCAAGCTGTTTTTTAGCCGAGGCTGGTATGGTGAAGCCTTTAATTTAAATTTTAAATTTTTCTTAAAATAAATTTCTACTATTAATATTATAAGAGAAATTATAGAAATTTTGCTTATAATCAAGCTAAATTTTAATTAAAGGATAAAAATGATTGACAATACTATAAATGATACTAGTCGTATCAAAGACGCTAGATATCTATCTAAGGTTATCAAAGCAGATGAAGCAGCGGCTCTCATCCCACATAAGGCTCAAATAGGATTTAGTGGATTTGTCGGCGCTGGAAGCCCTCTATATGTCCCAATCGCAATTGCCAATAGAGCTCAAAAGCTACATGAAGCTGGTCAAGAATATAAGATTAGTATATATTCTGGTGCTAGTACTGATGTGGATTTAGATGGTGTTTTGGCTAAGGCTAATTGTGTTGAGTTTAGAACTCCATTTAATACAGACCCAAATATGAGAGGCCGTATTAATGCTGGTGAAACTAGATATTTAGATGTCCATCTATCATCTCTTGCGTGGCAAGTAGAGTGTGGATATTTTGGTGATATGGATTTTGCTGTGATTGAAATTTCAGGTATCACAGAAGATGGCAAATTAATCCCTACCACCTCAGTAGGCAATAACCAAGCTTGGTTAAATGCTGCTAAAAAGGTGATTTTGGAGTTAAATATCCATCAACCAAAAGAGCTAGAGGGATTTCATGATATCTATGTCCAAGCCAAACCGCCATTTCGTGAGCCAATCCCACTTAAAATTGCTAGAGATCGTATAGGAACTCCATATATGAGCGTGGATTTTGATAAGGTTGTAGGTGTGGTATTAAGCTCTACTGAAGATAGGCTAAATAGCTTTACTCCACTTGATGAGGTTTCAATAGCCATTGGTGATAATGTGGCTAAATTTTTCGCTGCTGAAGAGGCTGCTGGTAGGTTACCAAAGGGTAAATTACTACCACTTCAAAGTGGTATCGGTAATGTGGCTAACGCTGTTTTAGCCGCTCTTAGTAAGGCTGGATATAAAGGACTTGAGTGCTACTCAGAAGTTATCCAAGATGGTATGCTAGACCTTGTCAAAGATGGCACCGTCGATCTAGCTTCAGCTTCAGCTCTCTCACTTAGTCCAACTGCTGTGGAGGAATTTAGAAAAAATGTTGATTTCTATAAAGAGCATATAATTCTTCGCCCACAAGAGATATCAAATAGCCCAGAATTAGTAAGACGCCTTGGGGTTGTAGCTATGAATGGTATGTTAGAAGCCGATATCTATGGCAATATAAACTCAACTAATGTTATGGGTACGCAGATGATGAACGGAATCGGCGGTAGCGGGGATTTTGCTAGAAATGGCTATCTATCTCTGTTTTTAACTCCTTCAGTAGCAAAGGGTGGGGCGATATCAGCTATTGTGCCTTTTGTGAGCCATGTAGATCACACTGAGCATGATACTATGGTGGTAGTAACCGAGTATGGATATGCTGATTTAAGAGGTTGTAGTCCAAGAGAAAGGGCACAAAAAATGATAGCTATAGCGCATCCAGATTATAGAGATATGCTACAAGACTACTTCGATAGAGCGTGCGCTCAGCCAAAACCAGGCCACACGCCACATATATTAAGCGAAGCTTTAAGTTGGCATGATAGATACAATAAAACAGGTAGCATGAAAAAATAAATTTATATTTGTCGCTGCTAAGCTCAAAGCAGCGACGCCAGATAAATTTAGTCAAATTTAATATTTTTGCTCTTTAGGTATTTGATTTAAATTATAAAAGCTTTTATAAATTTGCTTTTATTTTGTGATTATACAATTTTTGACACTTCGTTTGCCTTTATATAATCTTTTATCGGCTTGATCTGTTAATTTATGCGAGTCTGTACCGCTATCTGAAATTCCAAATGTTACGGTAAAATGGATTGATAGGGTATTTGATACTTTGATTGGGGTTTGGTTGATTATAAATCTTATATTTTGAATTTGGTTTATAAAGTTTGCTCTACTAGTATTAGTAGCTACAATTACAAACTCCTCCCCACCCCAGCGACAGACTATATCAGATTTATTGGTATTATCTGTGAAAATTTTGGCTAGAGTTTTTAGCACTTCATCACCGATATTATGGCCGAATTTGTCATTTATGCTTTTGAAATTATCTATATCGCACATAGCGATTGTGATTGTTTTGTTAGATTTTTTAGATAGGATTAAATTCAGTGCTCTTTTATTGATAAGGCCTGTGAGATGGTCAGTTTGAGAAGCGGCTTTTAATTCATGTTTGTATTTGTGTAGATCTTTTATATTTGTCTGATTTACAATATTATAAATTTTAAATATCGCAACAAATAAAAATAGCAAAAAGGCTAGATTGCTTAGGTAAAATAGCTCTACAAAATCCCCCGCAATCTTAGGAAAATAGACATTTGATACAATATAGACAATAATAAAAATGATAAACTCAAACCCAGTCAAAAGATAAGTAATCAATCTATTTTTAAAGATATTTAGATGAGCAGTTGAAGCAATAGCTATAATCACTAGATAAAATCCATAATCCCACCCGAGTATCATAGTAGCGCAGGCCGCAGATATCACGATATGTAGATGAGAGAGCAAAAATACCCTATCATAGTCATTTTCATCTATAGCCTTAATACAGATGATATAGACAAAAAGCCCCGCAAAAGCTATAATGGATAGAATATAAGAATCCATCATATAAAATATAAAAGAGTATATAATTGTTGCGATTAAAAATAGGGATAATACAAATTTGAAATTAAATGATATTTTATCTGTTATTAGGTTCATATTTTTCCGATACTACTTGATTTTTACCTTGATTTTTACCACGATAGAGTAGGTTATCAGCTATGCTAATGGCTTGGTCTATCTCTATCGGGTCTTCAATATATAATAGCCCAAATGTAGCACTGATAGGCACTTTATCGGGATTAGCACTATGGATAGTTACTCTTGCAGTCTCTGTGATTTGGATACATTTTTTGAGATTTTGAGCTGGGATTATAGCTAGGAATTCCTCTCCGCCCCAGCGACTAACCTTGCCAAATTTGGATATTTTGTTATTTAAAATTTCAGCAACCTTAGATAAGACTATATCACCAAAGATATGCCCATATGTATCATTGATACTTTTAAAATTATCTATATCGCATAAGATTACAGCTAGTGATTTTATCTGTCTGTTTGATAGCATTTTGAAATTTTGAGCTATTATCTCATTCATTGGTGCTCTATTGTATAATCCTGTGAGATAGTCGATTTCGGCGATATTTTTGTAGCTTATATTCTCTTTTTGTGTGTTTATGATATCCATAGCGTAGGTTGTGTTGTTGTTATCTTGTAAGGCTATGAATTTGACAGCTATCATAGAAAAACAAAATAGAAAGCTAATATGTTTTAGAGTTTGTGAGCCGTAATTGATATCTTGACCATTAAATGCAAAATACAAAACAATAAATAAAATTAGCTGAAAAATCGGAATAAAAAACTTTAAGATAGAATTCTTAATAGGCAACACAGGATAAATCGCTATCAATTCAAGTAAAAATAGCTCAAATCCATACCCCCAACCTAAGGTTATAATAGACAAAACCATTGTATATGTAGCGCTGATTTGTATCCATAAATTTATAATTTTTTCATATTTAGGCTCATTAAAATCTATATAAAGAGCCACTGAGATAAAAAACGATATAGCAAAATTAGTAAATAAAAATAGCAACCCAGAATAGGCATATAGCGATCCATAAACTGCTAAAATAACGATATATAATAGTAGCAGTTTATGATAGACCTTTGGGTGGGATTTTATATTTTTAGCGACTTTGTTCATTGTAATAAAGTAGATTTAAATCCAAATTTATTAGCCGCATTTTGTAGATCTTCAATTGTATCAATGCCGATACTATCGCTACTAATCTCTAACATTGCGATCTTTTTGCCACTTGAAATTGCTCTTAATTGCTCTAATTTCTCTATATTTTCTAGCTCTTTGGTAGTAAGAGAGCAAAACTTAGATAGAGTATCTACGCTATAACCATAGATCCCGATATGCGCTTTATATAGATCACAGCGACTTCTTGGGTATGGGATTAGTGAGCGTGAGAAATATATAGCGTAATCATCTTTATCTGTGATTACTTTTACCAAATTTGGATTTTGAGCTGATTGATGATCGCTAAATTTCAAGCAACTAGTCATAAATGCGCCATCTTTTATTCTTTGGGCGGTGAAATCTCTAAATTTAACTAGATTTTTCTCTTCAAAAAATGGCTCATCAGCTTGTAAATTTATCACAATTTCATCACTATTTAAATTTAGCTTTTTGGCTGCTTCGTTGATTCTATCGGTACCACTATCGTGATCTTGACTAGTAAGAATCGCTTTTATCTTGAATTTATCTGCGATATTAGCTACATTTTCATCATCACAAGCGACAACTACATCATCGCATTTACTAGCTAATTGAGCTGTTTTTACAAACATAGGAATCCCGCCTATATCGGCTAGGATTTTATTAGCAAATCTAGTTGATGCTAGGCGAGTTGGTATTATTATCATTGTTTTATCCACTCTATTATATTTGATTTTATCTTATCTTTATTGACAACTTCAGTATGAATTTCATCTTCTTTAAATAGCTTAATTATGCTTTTTGGAATTTTGGTGTGATATTTATCAGCTAGTAGTTTCATATCAGCTAGCTCATCTTTGCTATCTCTGTTTTCTAGTGATTTTATCATACTTGGAGTAAATTTCACCCATTGAGCAGTGGAGGTTATCACGCTTAGGTGGCTTGGTTGGGCTAGATTTAGGCATGTGGCTGTGTGTGGGTCTATCAAGATACCTGTTTTGGCTACTTTAGAGATATTTTTCATACACTCATCATCATCGCAATACGCAGCTTCAAATTCAGCTTTTAGCGCCTCTAACTCAGCGCTACTTAGCTCATATCTTTTATTATTTGCTAGGCTATCCATAAGCTCTTTTGTTCTAACTGGGCCAAATTTATCAAATAGTAGTCTCTCTACATTTGAGCTAATCAAAATATCCATCGCCGGGCTGATCGTATGGATAAGCTCTTTGCCATTTAGATCATAAATTCCACTATTAAATAGCTCTGTAAGGATATTATTTTTGTTTGATGCGATCTTGATTTTAGCGATATTTGCACCCATTTTTTTAGCGTAATACGCCCCAAGAGCATTACCGAAGTTGCCACTTGGGACTATAATATCAATTGGCTCTTTATTTTTATTGATGCTCACACAAACATAGATATGATATATGATTTGAAATAAAATTCTACCGAAATTTACTGAATTTGCCGCACTTAGATTGTATCCTGAGGATTTTAGAGCGGTTTTAAACTCATCATCATTTAGTAGAGTTTTAAGAGCTTGTTGCGCATCATCGAAGTTGCCTTCAATGCCTATAACTTTTAAATTTGGTGCTTTTTGATTTACCATTTGTAGTCTTTGGACTTCACTTGTGCCGTTTTTTGGGTATAGGCAGACTACTTTTATATTTTTAGCATTTTCAAATGAGCTTAGAGTAGCTGGACCTGTATCGCCGCTAGTAGCGCACATTATTAGCTGTTTTTGAACATGAGAAATAGAGCTTAAAAGCTCTCCAAAAGGCTGAAGTGCCATATCTTTAAAGGCTCTTGTAGGGCCGTGCCAAAGCTCATTAATATATAAATTTTTATCTATTTTTTTGATCTCGACAGCGCTTTTATCAAATTTATTATATCTATCTAGGGCTTTTTTAAATTTATTTAAGCTTATATTAAATTTAAATTTCTTAATAATCTCTAAAGCAAATTTAGAATAATCCAAATTTGATAGCTTTTTAAACTCTTTTTTGCTAATCAATGGTAGATTAATTGGTGCGTATAAACCGCCATATTTCGCAGCTGGATTAAGAAGTGCGTAATCTAAATTTACAGGCTCATTTACCTCATTTTCTAAGCTTAGTCTAGTAGAAACTAATTTTGGTAAATTTATATCTTTTAGTGATTTTATCGCTTTTGGATTTAGCTCTTCTAGGCTTTTGGCGTCAATATCTAAATTAAGATGATTAAAATCTTTTTCTAAGATAGATTTAATCTTTTTAAATTTACCTATAATTGCGATTATGGCTTTATCGCTATTTATATCTATATTTAATAGCTCTTTTGCGTTATTTGGGCTTAGGTTGTAGATTTCAAAGACAGATTTGTGTTTTTTAAGCTCTTTTGATAGCCCTAAGGCTTCATTTGCGTCTAATTTGATTGTTATAAATTTCATTGTATTATGCTCCCTATACCTTCATCTGTGAAAATTTCTAATAGTAATGAGTGTGGAATTTTACCATCAATTATATGAGCCGTGCCAACTCCACTTCTTATACACTCTAAACAAGCGTCAATTTTAGGTATCATTCCGCCGCTTATCGTCCCATCTTTTTTAAGCTCATCAATGCTATTTTCATCGAGTTTGCTAATTAAATTTGAGTTTTTATCCAAAACACCTTTAATATCGCTTAAAAATATAACCTTACTAGCTTTTAATTTACTAGCTATCGCACTAGCACACAAATCAGCGTTGATATTGTATGATTCGTAATTTTCACCAATAGCAATTGGTGCAATAACTGGTATCAACCCATCATCTAAAAGAGAGTTAATAAGTCTATCATCTACGCTAGTGATATCGCCTACAAAGCCGTATTTGCCATTATCCATTACCTTAGCTCTTAGCATATTATCATCTTTGCCGCTAACGCCTATGGCTCTTGCGCCATGTTTATTTAGCATACTAGTGATCTCTTTATTTACTAGGCCGCTAAGTGCCATCTCTACAACTTCCATAGTGTTTGCATCTGTAACCCTAAGCCCATCAATAAATTCGCTCTTAATATCAAGCCGATCTAAAAATGAGTTAATAGTTTTGCCACCACCATGAACCAAAACAACCTTAATACCAACAATCTGTAAAAGTACAATATCCCTAGCGAAGTTGTTTTTTAACTTCTCATCTATTTGAGCTGCTCCGCCATATTTGATAACAAAAATTTTATCTCTAAATTTTTGGATATATGGCAAAGCACTAAGGATGACTTCAGCCGTTCTACTGCTTTTTAACATATCTTTCCTTCTTGATTTGTTTGATATATTTTATCTGAATTTTGGTAGCTTTTGATAAATAACGCAATTTTATTTGATAAATTTGGCGAAATAATTGTTTTTAGCTCCAAAATAGAGAGATTTAAGCCAAAATCTTTTATCTTTACATAATCTTTTTGCGTGACTAAAAGCGAAGTGCCGTTATATTTTTTTAGTATATTTTCACACTCAAATTTATTAAATTTATAGTGATCGCCAAAATGCTCATATCCAACGCACCTATCATAGATAAAGCTAAGTCTTGAAGGATTAGCTATACCGCTTATTAAGACCATTTTATCAGTAGGGTTTATAATGTTAATCTCTTTGATTATATCATCGCTATTTGGGATGATATCAGCTAGGTTATAAAAGCTCTTTGGATAGCGATAAAATCCGCTTGGGATGGTGAAATTTAGCTTTGGTGTATTTTGTGGTTTGATTAAGATATTGAGTTTAAATATATCAGCCTTGCCAAACCCATCATCTAAAATCACAAGCTTAGCACCTAGATTTATAGCTTCATTTATAGCTATTTTGCGATCATTACAGACAATTATATTGGCATTTTTAAGGCTTATGGCATACTCCATCGCCTCATCTCCGCTGGTTTTGGTATCGCATTTTATATCACCATTTAAAGCTACTATTTGCATGCCTTTAGACTCTCTTTTATATCCTCTTAAAATTATGAAAGTTTTAAATTTAGGGCTAAATTCATTAAATATCGCTTTTGTAAGCGGGGTTTTGCCGCTACCACCTAAGATTAGATTGCCAACGCTAATTATCGGGATTTTAAATTTGACCGGCTTAGCTAGTTTAAATTTTATCCAAACCAAGCAGTAATATATAAATGAAAATGGCAAGAGCAAGGCGCTAATAGCTAGCTCAAAATAGCCTGGCTGATAAAAATACTTCTCTAGCCAAGCGTGTAATTTAGAGTTAAACACGATTTTGCGCTATTGATTTTACTGCGCTAGTGATATATAGCACCTCTTCATCGCTTAAAGCCGCATATATAGGTAGTGAGAGAATTTGCTGATAGGTTTTAAGCGCTTTTGGGAAGTCATTTACCCTTAGGTGGTATTTGTTTTTATAGTAGCTGAGTAGGTGCATTGGGCGATAGTGAAGGCTAGTGTGAATGCCAATATCTTTTAACTCTCTAGCAAAGCTATCACGATTTTTATCAATTTTGATTATATATTGATTATATATATGATCTCGCTTAATTACTGGAGTGGTGATATGTGGGCAATCTTTTAACTCTTCATTATACATAGCAGCTATGGCTTTTCTACGCTCAATAAACATATCTAGCTTTTCAAATTGAGCTATACTATATGCAGCGCAAAGTGAGTTTAAATCATATTTTTGACCGATATCGATAACATCATACATATAGCCTAAATTTCCATCTTTATCAAAGCTATCGTTGATTATAGCGTGGTTGCGAATTAGTCTAGCACGACTAGCCATCTCATCATCATTTGTAACTATAATACCAGTTGTTGCTACTGCGTGTTGGACTTGGGGATTGATCTGAAAACAAGACATATATGAGCTCATATTGCCTATTAATTTGCCTTTATATGTAGCGCCCATCGCTCTACTAGCATCATCAATAATCTTTATATCATACTCATTAGCAAGGGCGTATATAGCGTCCATATCAGCACTTTGACCAGCTACATGGGTTATAAATGCGGCTTTTAATTTTTTGTGTTTTTGAGTTTTTAGGATCTTTTCTAGCTCATTTGGGTCTATATTAAAATCATCTTCATTTATATCGACAAAGATCGGCTCAGCATCAAAATGCCTAATGACTTGAGCGATACTAGGAAAGGCATTAACAGAGCAGATGATCTTATCTCCACGCTTTAAATCCATCGCACATAAGCTTAGGTGTATAGCGGCGGTGCCGTTATTTGTGGTGATAGCGTGTTTGGCACCGAAGAAATTTTTTATCTTATTTTCTAAATTCTCAACCATATAGTTTGCATTTTTTTCTAAGGTCTCTTTGATAAGTTCATGCTCTCTATCGGTAATTAATGGGCGAAAAAATGGTATATCTCTCATCAAATCTCCTAATTTATTGGTATAGCTGGTGGTTTGAGTTTAAAGCTATTTTTAGATATTCTATTTATAATTTGGTTTTTAAATTCGCTATCAAATTTAGATAGATCTTCGTTATTTTCTATCGCTTTTAATAGCTCATCAATCTCTTTATAACTATATCCTAGCTCACTCTCATCGCTTTGATTTTGCCATAGATCTGCGCTTGGGGCTTTGTTTATTATATTTGGATTTATGCTAAGATATGAAGCAAATTTAAAAAGATCGCTTTTATAGATATTGGCAATTGGATTTAAAGCACACGCCATATCGCCATAGATTGTCCCATAGCCTAGGATTCTTTCGCTTTTATTGCTCGTGCCTACGACTAGGGAGTTTAGCTGACTAGAGTGATCATATAAGATAATCATACGAATTCTAGCTGTGATATTGCCAACTCTTAATCTATCAAATTTATCGCTAAAAGGCAAAAATGCGGCTAAAATATCGCTGATATCGATTATTTCATAGCTTATCTTTAAGCTTTTAGATAGCTCTATAGCATCGGCTAAATTTTGTTTATTTGAGTTAGAAGTTGGCATTATAAGAGCCTTTGTAGGTGCGACTTTAGCGCATAAAGTGGCTACAACAGCAGAATCTAATCCACCGCTTAATCCAACTACAAAGCCACTAGCTTTTGAGCTTTTGAGATAAGAATTAAGAAAATTTATAAGTTTATTTTCTAATAATTTAAAATTTTCCACTAATATCATCCATAAAAAAATTGGCAAATTATATCTATTTTAAGGTAAAATATATCTTATAATATTTGAATTTAATTTAAAAAGGTGAAAAATGCAGATTATTTCAAGAGCTTTTGGGATTTATGGGACGAATTGTTATGTGGTGATTTTAGATAGTGGTGAGGTGATAATAGACCCAGGTGATGGGGCTTTGGAGTGGATTGAAAAGGTGTGTAAAAATCCTTTGGCTATCTTATGTACTCATGGGCATTTTGATCATATATATGATTGTGAGGAGATAAGGAGTAAATTTAATACCAAAATTTACATCCCCAAAGATGACGCTTTTATGTGCGAGAATGATCCATTTGGGCTTTTAAAGGCGAAATTCAAACCAGATATTATGGTAGATGATAAAGATGAGATTGAGCTTGGTGGGGTGAAATTTTGCTTTCATCACTTTGCTGGGCATACGCCAGGATGTAGCGTGATAACAGCTGAAAATGTGATGTTTAGCGGGGATTTTATATTTAAAAATTCAATTGGTAGATATGATTTTCCTTTTAGTGATGGGGCTCTTATGAAAGAGAGTTTAAATAGAGTTTTGGGATTTAAAGATTATAGAATTTACCCAGGGCATGGAGAGCCAACAAGCCTAGATAGTGAGAGAAATTCTCTATCTAGATGGGCTCAGGCTATATAGTGGCTATTGCTCCTCTTCGCCATTTACTTTTTTCTTTTGTTGAAGTTTAAATATATGCTCTTCTAAGACAACTACTTGATAGGTGCCCTCAAAGACTTTTATATCTTTTATGGTGCCTATAACCTTGATTTCACGCTTTTTAGACTCTTCGAAATATGCGTGAGCTTCGAATTCAACCAAATCCCCAACCTTAGCTGGAGCATATAAATTTACTTTAGCGCTTATAGTTACTGAGTATTGTGTATTTATAGCTACATGTGCCGCCCACTCAGCAGCCCCAAATATAAATCCACCATGAATTAGCTTTTCATCATCAAATACCATCTCATTGCTAGTCATCAGGGCGGTTTTGGCATAGTTTGGTTTCATGTTAATTATCCCACCGCATAGGGTTGAGTTTATAGAAATTGGGATATTTAAAATTCCTTGGAAACGCTCTGAACTATCTATCAATCCGACATCTTGTAAGCTCTCATCATATTCGCTCATAATCTACCTTTAAGTTAATCTTATATAAATTCTCTTTGGTGCTGGATAGCCTTCAATTGTTTTTGAGCTATCATTTGGGTCTAAAAAATCTTCTAAACTCTGGCTATCTATCCACTTAGTTTTGCGTTGTTCAAAGCTATCTGTATCTTTGGTAGCTAGAATCTCAAAACTCTTAAATTTAGCCCGTTTAGCCCAATTTCGCAACGCCTTAATACTAGGGATAAAGCTGATATTTGGGATTTTAGAGTAGCTTGTATCTGGGCTTAATACCATCTCATCATCACGATCA is part of the Campylobacter lanienae NCTC 13004 genome and harbors:
- a CDS encoding tetraacyldisaccharide 4'-kinase; this encodes MFNSKLHAWLEKYFYQPGYFELAISALLLPFSFIYYCLVWIKFKLAKPVKFKIPIISVGNLILGGSGKTPLTKAIFNEFSPKFKTFIILRGYKRESKGMQIVALNGDIKCDTKTSGDEAMEYAISLKNANIIVCNDRKIAINEAINLGAKLVILDDGFGKADIFKLNILIKPQNTPKLNFTIPSGFYRYPKSFYNLADIIPNSDDIIKEINIINPTDKMVLISGIANPSRLSFIYDRCVGYEHFGDHYKFNKFECENILKKYNGTSLLVTQKDYVKIKDFGLNLSILELKTIISPNLSNKIALFIKSYQNSDKIYQTNQEGKIC
- a CDS encoding DegT/DnrJ/EryC1/StrS family aminotransferase, coding for MRDIPFFRPLITDREHELIKETLEKNANYMVENLENKIKNFFGAKHAITTNNGTAAIHLSLCAMDLKRGDKIICSVNAFPSIAQVIRHFDAEPIFVDINEDDFNIDPNELEKILKTQKHKKLKAAFITHVAGQSADMDAIYALANEYDIKIIDDASRAMGATYKGKLIGNMSSYMSCFQINPQVQHAVATTGIIVTNDDEMASRARLIRNHAIINDSFDKDGNLGYMYDVIDIGQKYDLNSLCAAYSIAQFEKLDMFIERRKAIAAMYNEELKDCPHITTPVIKRDHIYNQYIIKIDKNRDSFARELKDIGIHTSLHYRPMHLLSYYKNKYHLRVNDFPKALKTYQQILSLPIYAALSDEEVLYITSAVKSIAQNRV
- a CDS encoding NAD+ synthase, with the translated sequence MILVENFKLLENKLINFLNSYLKSSKASGFVVGLSGGLDSAVVATLCAKVAPTKALIMPTSNSNKQNLADAIELSKSLKISYEIIDISDILAAFLPFSDKFDRLRVGNITARIRMIILYDHSSQLNSLVVGTSNKSERILGYGTIYGDMACALNPIANIYKSDLFKFASYLSINPNIINKAPSADLWQNQSDESELGYSYKEIDELLKAIENNEDLSKFDSEFKNQIINRISKNSFKLKPPAIPIN
- a CDS encoding MBL fold metallo-hydrolase, translating into MQIISRAFGIYGTNCYVVILDSGEVIIDPGDGALEWIEKVCKNPLAILCTHGHFDHIYDCEEIRSKFNTKIYIPKDDAFMCENDPFGLLKAKFKPDIMVDDKDEIELGGVKFCFHHFAGHTPGCSVITAENVMFSGDFIFKNSIGRYDFPFSDGALMKESLNRVLGFKDYRIYPGHGEPTSLDSERNSLSRWAQAI
- a CDS encoding hotdog domain-containing protein, whose translation is MSEYDESLQDVGLIDSSERFQGILNIPISINSTLCGGIINMKPNYAKTALMTSNEMVFDDEKLIHGGFIFGAAEWAAHVAINTQYSVTISAKVNLYAPAKVGDLVEFEAHAYFEESKKREIKVIGTIKDIKVFEGTYQVVVLEEHIFKLQQKKKVNGEEEQ